AGCTTTTTGACCATTGCGTAATGACAGATATCCTGTTAGTCCTACAGCTGTAATCACTTGCAGTACAAAAGGCACAACCAGAATCAAACGTAATGAAATTTTTTGAGATTTGCCGTCTTGAGGAATTTTTCTAGAGAGCAGCTTAGATGACATAGAAGAATCTAGGTTGATTACAGAATATACTAGTGTCGTCAGTCAATGGGCAGAAAAAATAAAAATCAAATATGAATTATATATCTGATTTTAGGTTTTGCTGAAAATCTTTATGGTTGGCTATATGAAGTAGGAAAATGTTTGGTTAATTAAAACAAAAGTGTCTTATTCTTCTAGATTTTTATACTTCTGCGTCGTTTATACAAATTCACTTGACTATGGATTTGAGTACGGGAAAGTAAGAGAAATATAGTGAAAGTTGAGCCAAATAAATACAGTGGATAAACTGAGAGGTTAAAAGACCAATTTTTAAGGGCAAACAGATTGAGTGTATGCGCCAACAGAAATATAGACCATGTGAAAATATCTTCTGTATGTGGTTGATAGTAGGATTTTCTGATGGTTGGTAAAGCTCCTAAAAAATCAATGCAGATATTGATCATGAGAGCAATACTAGGAGAGCTAAAACGCCACCAAAGGATCAGACTAAGACCAGCAGTTAATAGACACCATCGGTCAAAACGATTCCAACCACCTTCACCATATTTAATCCCAAGAATAGCAATCGTCAAATGACCAATTGCAGAACACACCGGAACCCAGATTGTATTAACCGCACCAGAGGAGTAGTAGCTAAAACAAAGAATGAACCCGACAACTGTCCAAATCCACCAAGTAACTCTGTTAGGTCGAGTTTTTCTTTGATAGATGCTAAATATGTAGGGTAAAAAGCCTAAAAGTGAGAGAAACCCGGCGACTATACCAATGACTTCTTGCCAATGAAACATGATTTGTGATGAATAAGTAGTAGATGCAAGTTGAGAAAATTTCTACATCAACGTCAAGAGTGAGTATATGCACCCTGGAGCGATCGCCAGCAAGTTATACAGAAACTAAATTACCTGTCTCTAGAGGTTCTAGCACTTGCAGACATTCCCGATAAATTTCTCTAAATAAACGCTGCTGTAACTCTGTAAATGCTTGATAACCTTCAAGCACCCACTCCATAATTTGCTGCTCTGACTCAGGCCGATACTGAACTACCATATTCAAGGCTTGTAAAACATGGTCAAAGTGTCTGGCTTCTGCGCCGGAACCTTCATGTTTACCGTGGATGACAACATAACACCAAGGATCATAACGATGACCCCGAATGGCGACGGGAGTAGTTTTCTCTTTGAGGTAGCGGTCAAATCCTACGCCTTGATTTTCATAGCGGATAATCATATCCAATAGTGCATACTCGCGATCGCCCAACATTTCGGAAGCCGTATGAAATCCCAGAGAACGAATCAAGGAAACAGCATCGCCGGGAGTTCCTTGGTAGCCAGCTATGACAGCTTGCACAATGTCGTCCAGCCAAACTGGAGTCTGAGAAAGTTGGTTACGTTCCTCGACGGAAATTCCTGCATAGTCTCCTACTGTCTTTAACAGTAATTGAGCCAATTCTCGATGGGTGATACCATAAGCTCCTTCATCAGACGCAGCAATCATAATCTCAGCAGAAATTTGAAAGCCGCGATCTGCTTCTTCAATCACCGCAATTTCTGGATCAGTAAATAAATAACGAGACATCGCAATTGAACTCGCAAGCCGAGAAATTACTGAGGATGTGTAGCCATTGAAACAAGTATAATGTTGCCAGAATACATACAAAGCAACCGGATTATGTGCAACCAGACGGATAGTAGACGCTATTGTCTGTTCTAATTCGGCAAAGTCAAAAGCTTGCTTAAAAAAAGTTTCAGAGAAGATTTCCATCAGCTAGATTACTTCAGAATTAATACCAAAGTGTGTCAGGTTTAATAGTGACATTAATGTAGTTTTTGACTACTTTGGTTTACATCAGTAATCTAACTGCTTTTGATACAAATACTCAATTTCAGTATTTGCAACTTCAAAAATCAAACCAATTTAAAATAAGTTCATCTAAAGCTTATCTAGACTAAATTTAACAATTCAATTTTTATCCAATCTTTATATAAAAATGTTCAACATACTGCCGTGTTGCTGAAAACATAAAATGAATACTGAGTTTTTATTGTAATTTGTAAAATAAAAGTACATATATAAATCAAAACTAAAAAATATAAATTTCTTGTGAGCAAAAATTTTAAGAAATAATATCCTTAATATTAAGATTTGATGTAAATTGACTTGATGATAAACAGCAATATTCCTGATATAGCATAATAAACCAAAAACCCAGTTAGATAAACAACTGGGTTTTGTATTTTTAACTAATTATTTAGCAGTTATGTGGCTATTTATTACATTTATTCACAAGGCTAGTTGATTGTTAAAAATATGTTTTTAACTGCAAATAGCCAACATAAACAAATGTAATATTGCGATACATAACAAGCAAAATATTACAAAGCGACACTCAAGAAGCCGCTTTCGATTAAATAAGCTGTGTAGGTCATAAACAACTTAGAATCGATTGGTGGACAGGAAATTCCACTACCCTCTAATGCCTTCACTGTTGCTTCACAGCTAATTGTGGGTCTTCTTGTTTGCAGATACAAATCAGGAATTGTGACTTGTTCTTCAGACCAGCGTTCTAACAAGAATGGGCGCAAGGTATATAAAGGATTATCTGGTGAAGCAGCATTTTTAATCAACTCTGCTTGCCATTCATCGTAAGGGAGAATTTGCACGGGATAACCGAAAGAACTCACCCACTCAACTAAGAATTTTAAAGAAACTGGGTTGGGATGTTGTAAGTGGAAAGCTTTACCTATCGATTCTGGTTGCATTGACAGATAGACGATCGCTTTACTTACATAGTCTACAGGAGACATATCCAACATATATTCTACATCTGGGAAGCTACCCATTTGCAGACAACCCTTGACCATTAAGTTGATAAAGTCGTGGGTGTTACCGATACCTGTGTTGCTATCTCCAGCGATTAATGGTGGTCTGTGGATTGTAACAGGTAAACCGCGATCGCTGGCAATTTTCACCAACTTCTCAGCCACCCATTTGGTTTGAGAGTAACCGAGGAAAATACCTTCCCAGTGGCTAAAATCATCATCTTCCTTCACCACCTTACCCGCGTAATAAGGTGATTCAAATACAGCCACACTGGAAACGTAATGTACCGGCTTGACCTTGATTTGACAAGCCAAGCGCAATATTTCTTGCGTACCTAAAACGTTAGCAGTTTTCAGTGCTGAGTAAGGATAAACGTAGTTCAACAAAGCAGCACTGTGATAGATGGTGTCAATGTTGGTTGCTAACGCTTGGAATAGTTCTGCGCCAAGGCCTAACATTGGTTGAGACAAATCACCAATTACAGGAATAATGCGAGGATCTAACTCATCCTGACCAATTCCATACTGTTCCAGGTTCTTTTGCAGCTTGTTTTTACCGTCTTGGAGGCTGCTGGCGCGTACCAAGCAATACAATTCTGCGTCGGTTTGTTCTAGCAGTTCCCGGATGATGAACGCGCCTAAAAAGCCAGTGGAACCTGTCAAGAAGATTTTCTTGGGTTTGTCGATAGGTGTGTAAACAGCACCGCCAGGATTAATTGTGGGGTCGAGGACTACTTCAGCTTGTAAATCGAGAGTAGGGATGTCAGTAGCATGATTCCCACTGCTTTGTTTGATAATTCCTGTATCTTGTACATCAGATTGTTCGACTAATTCCTCAGCTAAACGCTCTGATAAAGATGCAATATTGGGATAATGCCACAACAACAAAGGAGATGGTTGAAAACCCAGTAATTCCTCTAATTTACTTACTAGAGTCATTGCTTGTGCTGAGTCTAAACCGTAGTTTTCGAGATTTTCGTGGATATCAATTTCGTCAGTTTCTACACCTACTAACTCAGCGAGGTTAGACACCATCCACGCTTGAATATCTGCTGCACTATAAGACATTGTTACCTCTTCCAATTATTGACAAACTTCGGGACGATACTGAGTGTAGTAATCGGGTATTTGCAAACCTTGAATTTTTAAATTTTGGATGCGATATAAAAATGCTGCACCCTGCATAATCTGGTCAGCAACATCCACAACTGAGCGATTTTGAGGTTCAGCTAAATAAGAACCGCGCACCCAGTCATTAAAACCACCCATCGCCGGGCCGCACCAAATTTGATAATCAACTTCTCGACCTTTTTCACCAGCAGTAGACCAACGAGAAGATAAGCCTAAATACCAACGGAAAATCAAAGCCATCTTCAACTTAGGATTATTCACAGCTTTACCCAATTTTTCAGGATTTTTCTGTGATAAATAAGCAGCCGTTCCTTCCCAAGCCTCAGCAATAGTTTTCCGAAAAACTTGTTTTTCTAACTTCTCTTTTTCTGCCGCCGGGATTTCTTCAATTGAGTTATAAGTGCGGTACAATTCGTACAATTTTTGCGCTCGCATCGGGAACATCGTACCCCGTTTTAGCACTTGTACTTTCACACCCATTTCAAACATATCGCCTGCGGGAGCCATAGTTACATCAGCCATTTCTGCTTGTGCTAATAGTTTTTTAGTATGCTCACAAGCACCAGATTCAACACAAGCTTGATTGATTGAACCAGTAACTACATAAGCAGCACCCATCATAAAAGCTGCTAAGGTTGATTCTGGGGTCGCAATTCCCCCGGCTGCACCAACTCTAATTGGTTGGGAATAATGATATTTAGTTTGAATTTCATCCTTTAAAGCTATGAGTGAAGGAAGCAAACAAATCAACGGACGGTTATCAGTATGTCCGCCAGAATCAGCTTCCACAGTAATATCATCGGCCATTGGTACTTGTTCTGCCAATTTTGCTTGTAACCCAGTAATTAATCCTTGTTCAACTAATTCTTTGACAATTTTAGTTGGGGCTGGCTGCATAAATTTACTCGCAACTTCGCGGCGAGAAATTTTAGCGATGACCTTATTTTTAATGATGATTTGATTGGCATCATTTAAACTTAACCCAGCCAGTCGATAATAAACAATGTTGGGTGTTAAATCTAAAAATGCTGAAGCCTCTACCACCTTCACCCCATATTTTAAATATAAATCCACAGCCCGACGTTCAATCGCCATATCATTAGGACTGTGAATTAAATTAAAAGCATAGGGGCCATTTGGTAAAGCTTGTTGAATTTGTTGAATTGCTGATTCTATTCTTTCGGGAGGTAAACCACCTGCACCAAAAGAACCTAAAATTTTCTCTTTTCCTAAAGCAATCACCATTTCTTCGGAAGCGATACCGCCAGCCATTGCGCCAGTCATATAGGCATATTTCACGCCATAGCAAGCGAGAAAACTAGGGTCGCCTAACTGTTGTAGAGAAATTGGCGCAAGAGAAGCGATTAATTCTAATTGGGAAGTTGTGTTATTATCAGCAGGATATAAATATCCTTCATTTGTAATGCCGATTTTACCTGCAATTTTGACAAGATAGCAAGGTTTATCTAATAGCAGTAATTTATTTTTGATGGCTTGCTGTTCAAAGGATATTGTTTCTAAATTGCCTTTCCAAACAAGATTATGATTGTAGGTATAGGCGGAGAATCTTAAGCCATTATCTTGGGTGCTGAGTGGCATATCGAAGGTCGTCACAGTAGTTATCCCTCGGATTGTTAATCTGGTTTTTTTATCTCACGCAGAGACGCGGAGGCGCGGAGAGTGTGAGAAATATTTTGAGTGATATATGGTTTTATCTAATACTCTTTTCCTCTGCGTCTCTGCGCCTCTGCGTGAACTTTTTAAATTTAGGAAAGGTCTAAGAATAAAGTGTGTTAAATCTTTATCCTTAAACCATGAGGTAACGTGCATTCAAGCTTATTCTTTGAGCAAATCTTCCGCGCAAACTAATTGCAATTGAATAATTTCACGCATCTGCTGACTAAAATCTTGCCGTGCTTGTAAAAAAGCTGTATGTGCTTGAGTTATCCGAGCATTATTAGCATTCAGCTTTTGACAGTGAGAGGTATTTAACTCCAGCATTCTGATTAGGGTATTTAAATCTTGATTGGTAGCAGATGCTTGTGTCGGTGTGGCGATTAACTCAGAAGATTCTACTTTTTCTGCTGCTGTAAAACCGTGTTCAATGATATTTTTCATTGAAACTTCTGCATTTTGCGTCAAAATTTCACCGCCTAAGATTTTATGTGTATCTTGCAGGGATTTGATGATATCAATTTCATCGGGTAATGGTATATTTGAATGCAGATTTTCAGATTGAATACCTTTAGCTTTCCCTGGCAAATCTTGGAAAAGTTTGCGGTTTTCTTCAGTCAAAATACTGGCGGTTATTGATTCACCACCGACTGTCACAGTGCGTAGTGTAGCTTTATTTTGTTTGGGCGCAGGTGTGAGGTTGTAGAGTGGTGATAAATCTACAGCTACGCGATGGCTGAGAAGTTTTGCTAGTGCTTTGACAATGGTAGTATGGTCATCCATCCCCCGGCGGTTGAGGGATACGGTGATGTGGTCTTTGTCTTCGAGAATTTTATCAATCCAACGGGAACATACACCACCCGCACCAGCTTCGATGAAGATTCTCGCACCGTCGTCGTGGAGGCGGTTAACTAGGCGCGGAAAGTCTAATTGTTGGCAAAGTCCGGTGGCGATGCTGCGAGCGATCGCACCACTCTCCAGTACAATAGGCTGATATTCAGCCGCAGAATAGAAGGTAACACCTGCTAGATTCTGGGATGGCAAAGTATTTAATTTAACTAACTCTCCATACTCCGATCGCATCGTTTCACAGTGGATAACGTGATCAAAAGGAGCCGTAAAAGAGTTACATCCCAAGGCGGCAATGACTCGCTTACAAGCCGCAGGTTCACCAGCAATTAACACTTCTTCCGGTGTATTAATTTGCGTGAGATAAACTTGTGGCTCGTTCTTGATGGCTTCTTGTACCTGTTCAGGACTCGCCATCAAAACGAAGTTACCCCAAAAGTTCTTGTCTGAATTATCTGTGTTTGGCAAACCCCAAAACTCGCGCACCGCATTTTTTGGGCCTGATAACCTATTTCCAAATAACGCCGAGGAGTTGAAGGAGTTACTACCTTGGAAAAAATCATTCCAAACTCCTTGGGCTACCATCATGCTCGTTTCACCCAAGCTGTAGCCAAATACGTACTTCGGCTTGAGTTGAAAGTCATCACAAATAACCGTGGTAAGCAGTCTGGTAAAGAACATTTCTGCTTCAAACATTGCTAAAGAATCATCTAGCAATTGCTTTTCTAGAGTCTCTAGCTGTCTGAGGGATAACTTACTCAAACTTCTGGGAAATACTCTTAGTTCTACATCCGCTACCCGCTTATTTAGACTCTTCACCATGTAGTCGTTGAAGATTCTGGGGAACAGGCGGAAGAGATTCCGACCCATACCGACATAAGAGTTCACAGCAGCCGGATACACATAGGCAATTTCGCCATGCTTTCCAAGAGGTTTCGGTGTGAAATAACTACCGATAGGTGTTTGCCAGTCTGTGCCTTTTTCAAACGCCGTTTTGACACCTTTACGCGCTGACTCAATTTCTTTGAGGAGTTCTTTTTTGTTCCGTCCGTTAATGGCGATGGCGTATTGCGCCTGGGGGTTGGCTTTGTATGCAGCAAAGGCTTGACTAGCACAGTCTGATAAAGAAGAACTAGTTTCAATGCTCTTTTGCAGACTATCTAGAGCCGCAAAAATACTATCCCTGTCGTTAGCAGTTATCGGAAACAAATGATATGGCATTTGTTCCAAATATCGGCTAGGGCGGTCTTCTTGGGTGGGGTCTTCTGAGATAATCACATGAGCAAAAGTACCATCACAACCCAGACCGTTAATTGCTGCTATCCGACGGTCAGAGTCTTTACCCAAGAACCAAGGGCGAGATTCTGTAGCCACATAAAAAGGACTTCCTTCCCATTGTTGTGGTGCTTTCACACCTGACCAGTTAGGAGTAGCAGGAATATAGCGATAGTAAAGACACAACGCTGTTTTGATTAAGCTGGCAATTCCCGAAGCTACTTGAGTGTGTCCGATATTGGCTTTGACGCTACCAATAGCAGAGTGCAAACCATGACCTACTGATGGGTATGCTTGCAATAAACCTGTAATTTCCGTTTCGTCTTCTTGGGGAATACCACTAGCGCAAACCTCTACATATTTCACCTGAGAGGGTTGTACACCTGCACTCTGAAAGGCTTCGTTAGCTGAATTGACCAGAGATTGTCCGATACTGATAGCATCAATAGTGGCATAAATGCGATCGCCATTCTCTTGCGCCACATCGTAGCGTTTGAGAACCACTACACCCGCGCCTTCACCCACATTCCAACCGTTGGCTTTTTGGTCATAACTCAACGTATTGACACCAGTGTTAATCTTGGCGGTTTGATTGCGTAACAATACATTCTCTACACCACCAGCCAAGTCAACAGCACCAACAATGGCTGCGTCTGCTTCGCCAGTCATCAATAGCATTTGCGCTACTTCTAAAGCTCTAAAAACCGAAGTTTCTACAGCCGTGAGGGTGAAAGCAGGCCCGGTAAAGTTCCACAGTGAAGAAATACGACTCGCCATGATGTTAGCGATGTAGCTTAGGTATTCACCAATCTCTACTTGTTGGTGAACGCTATCTTTAACGATGGTTTCTAATTGAGCAATCTTTTCTGGTGGTAAAGTAATTTCCGCCGCATTCAAACCATCTTTGACTTGCCAAGACAAATCCCATCTTTGCTGTAGCTGGTGGACAGATAACTCTGTTTCAGCAGCAATAATTACTGCAACATTACCACCTTCTGGTAGGTTTGCATCTTTGATAGCGCGTTCTGCAACCTTCAACAGTAATAGTTGTTGGGGGTTAAGTTTTTCGACTTCGTTGGGAGGAATTTTATAGGCTAAAGTATCAATTTCAAAGTCTTTGATATATGCTCCGACTGGGGGTTTACCTTCAGCTAAACCGTAGTCTTGGAGTAAGTCTTTTTGTTCGTTAATGCCATACCATCTTTTTTCGGGTAGAGGTATGAAGTGTTGTTTACCGTCATAAATACTGCGTTCAAAAGCGTCTAAGTTATGGCATTCTCCGAAGAAGGCATCCATGCCAATAATGGCAATTTTGTTTTTATTATCTTGGGTCATTATTGAGTACCTAAACAGAGTTTATAACGAACCGCAAAGGACGCAAAGAGCGCGAAGGAAAGAGGGAATAACGAACCACAGAGACACAGAGAGAAGTTGCGTGCGCGGGTTCCCCGCGTTGAGCAAACTTCGGGAGAACACAGAGTTAGAGAGACAATAGGTAATTTTATAAACTTATCTAGAAATCTCTAAAACTCTTATTTCTTTGTGTCCTTTGTGTCCTTCGCGGTTTTTTCCAAAATGATGTGAGAGTTAGTTCCACCAAACCCAAAGGCGCTTAAAGCTACACGTTTAGTCGAATTATTATTAGGCCAAGGTGTTGTTGTTTTAACAATGTTTTTAGGAGAAATAACAGTATTTTCTGCACCGATGGGTTCATCAATATTAATGGTGGGTGGAATTACACCATGATTCAGGCTGTAAATTGCTTTGGTTAAGCCAACCATTCCAGCACCTACTAACAAATGACCAACATTTGATTTAGCAGAACCTATTAATGGTGATGCTTGGTGTTTACCGAAAAAGCTTTCTACAGAATTACATTCGGTGGTATCGCCTAAGAGTGTGCCTGTAGCGTGACACTCTAGATAATCAATGTCTTTGGGGCTAAGTTGGGCTTCTTGATAAGCTCGTTCGTAAGCGAGGATTTGTCCTTTGGCGTTAGGGCTGAGTAGGTGTTTGCCTCTACCATCGTTGGAGAGTCCATTACCGCAAACAGTAGCGAGGATATTATCGCCATCTCTGACAGCATCACTGTAGCGTTTGAGAACTACCATACCGATACCTTCGGAGGTTACTAAACCGCGTGATGCTTTATCTAGGGGACGGCTAATTCCGTTTTCTGGATATCCTTGAATACCAGAAAAGAGCATTCGTAAGAATAGAGGATCGGAGCAACTAATAGCACCAGCTAACATCAAATCAGCTTTGTGTGTCTGTAAATAGTGTGATGCTAGTTTGATGGAGTAAAAGGCTGAGGAACAAGCTGCATCTATACAGAAATGAGTGCCTGATAATGAGAGAGATTGAGCGATGAGGGCGGCGGGTAAGCCGGAGATCATCGCGTTGTAGGATGATGGTTTGCTGGTTGGGGGGATGGCTGCTAAATGGAAATCTTGGTCTTGGAGAAGTTGCGCGATCGCACCATCAATTGTGCGACGATAAATGGGGGATAATAATTGATTGGAAAGTTTTGTCGGTAGGGCAAGGGTTCCTAAAATTACGCCGCATTTGGCGAGGGCTTTTTGATTACCTAAATAGCCACTATGTTGCACTGCTTGTTTAGCTGCGTAGAGTGACCATTTAAAGGTGTTATCTAAGCTATTTACTAAGGTTGGCGGTAAATTATATTCGCTGGGGTCGAATTGAAAGTTGCGAATAAATCCACCTTGGAGGAAGTAAATTTTTTCCGGTTTGCCTTTAGCAGTATCGTAAAATATTGTGGGATCAACGCCAATTTCGGCAAGTGTAACTTCTGAGGTTGAGTTTTTTTGTTCGGTGATATTCTGCCAAAATTGTTCGGGATTATTTGCGTCGGGAAATAGGCAGGATATACCGATGATGGCTATTTTTTCCACTGTTGTTGTCCTCGTTGGGGTGGGCTTTTGGATTTACGTTGTTCCCCGGAGTGGAAATTTGTTTCGCGCAAAGGCGCAAAGGCGCAAAGAGATATTACTATTTTAAACGCAGAGGGGCGCGGAGGGTTATCGGCGTTTATCTGCGTTTATCTGCGGTTATTTATTCATCATTCTCATA
This sequence is a window from Aulosira sp. FACHB-615. Protein-coding genes within it:
- a CDS encoding thioester reductase domain-containing protein, with amino-acid sequence MSYSAADIQAWMVSNLAELVGVETDEIDIHENLENYGLDSAQAMTLVSKLEELLGFQPSPLLLWHYPNIASLSERLAEELVEQSDVQDTGIIKQSSGNHATDIPTLDLQAEVVLDPTINPGGAVYTPIDKPKKIFLTGSTGFLGAFIIRELLEQTDAELYCLVRASSLQDGKNKLQKNLEQYGIGQDELDPRIIPVIGDLSQPMLGLGAELFQALATNIDTIYHSAALLNYVYPYSALKTANVLGTQEILRLACQIKVKPVHYVSSVAVFESPYYAGKVVKEDDDFSHWEGIFLGYSQTKWVAEKLVKIASDRGLPVTIHRPPLIAGDSNTGIGNTHDFINLMVKGCLQMGSFPDVEYMLDMSPVDYVSKAIVYLSMQPESIGKAFHLQHPNPVSLKFLVEWVSSFGYPVQILPYDEWQAELIKNAASPDNPLYTLRPFLLERWSEEQVTIPDLYLQTRRPTISCEATVKALEGSGISCPPIDSKLFMTYTAYLIESGFLSVAL
- a CDS encoding PfaD family polyunsaturated fatty acid/polyketide biosynthesis protein: MPLSTQDNGLRFSAYTYNHNLVWKGNLETISFEQQAIKNKLLLLDKPCYLVKIAGKIGITNEGYLYPADNNTTSQLELIASLAPISLQQLGDPSFLACYGVKYAYMTGAMAGGIASEEMVIALGKEKILGSFGAGGLPPERIESAIQQIQQALPNGPYAFNLIHSPNDMAIERRAVDLYLKYGVKVVEASAFLDLTPNIVYYRLAGLSLNDANQIIIKNKVIAKISRREVASKFMQPAPTKIVKELVEQGLITGLQAKLAEQVPMADDITVEADSGGHTDNRPLICLLPSLIALKDEIQTKYHYSQPIRVGAAGGIATPESTLAAFMMGAAYVVTGSINQACVESGACEHTKKLLAQAEMADVTMAPAGDMFEMGVKVQVLKRGTMFPMRAQKLYELYRTYNSIEEIPAAEKEKLEKQVFRKTIAEAWEGTAAYLSQKNPEKLGKAVNNPKLKMALIFRWYLGLSSRWSTAGEKGREVDYQIWCGPAMGGFNDWVRGSYLAEPQNRSVVDVADQIMQGAAFLYRIQNLKIQGLQIPDYYTQYRPEVCQ
- a CDS encoding type I polyketide synthase, with protein sequence MTQDNKNKIAIIGMDAFFGECHNLDAFERSIYDGKQHFIPLPEKRWYGINEQKDLLQDYGLAEGKPPVGAYIKDFEIDTLAYKIPPNEVEKLNPQQLLLLKVAERAIKDANLPEGGNVAVIIAAETELSVHQLQQRWDLSWQVKDGLNAAEITLPPEKIAQLETIVKDSVHQQVEIGEYLSYIANIMASRISSLWNFTGPAFTLTAVETSVFRALEVAQMLLMTGEADAAIVGAVDLAGGVENVLLRNQTAKINTGVNTLSYDQKANGWNVGEGAGVVVLKRYDVAQENGDRIYATIDAISIGQSLVNSANEAFQSAGVQPSQVKYVEVCASGIPQEDETEITGLLQAYPSVGHGLHSAIGSVKANIGHTQVASGIASLIKTALCLYYRYIPATPNWSGVKAPQQWEGSPFYVATESRPWFLGKDSDRRIAAINGLGCDGTFAHVIISEDPTQEDRPSRYLEQMPYHLFPITANDRDSIFAALDSLQKSIETSSSLSDCASQAFAAYKANPQAQYAIAINGRNKKELLKEIESARKGVKTAFEKGTDWQTPIGSYFTPKPLGKHGEIAYVYPAAVNSYVGMGRNLFRLFPRIFNDYMVKSLNKRVADVELRVFPRSLSKLSLRQLETLEKQLLDDSLAMFEAEMFFTRLLTTVICDDFQLKPKYVFGYSLGETSMMVAQGVWNDFFQGSNSFNSSALFGNRLSGPKNAVREFWGLPNTDNSDKNFWGNFVLMASPEQVQEAIKNEPQVYLTQINTPEEVLIAGEPAACKRVIAALGCNSFTAPFDHVIHCETMRSEYGELVKLNTLPSQNLAGVTFYSAAEYQPIVLESGAIARSIATGLCQQLDFPRLVNRLHDDGARIFIEAGAGGVCSRWIDKILEDKDHITVSLNRRGMDDHTTIVKALAKLLSHRVAVDLSPLYNLTPAPKQNKATLRTVTVGGESITASILTEENRKLFQDLPGKAKGIQSENLHSNIPLPDEIDIIKSLQDTHKILGGEILTQNAEVSMKNIIEHGFTAAEKVESSELIATPTQASATNQDLNTLIRMLELNTSHCQKLNANNARITQAHTAFLQARQDFSQQMREIIQLQLVCAEDLLKE
- a CDS encoding polyketide synthase, with product MEKIAIIGISCLFPDANNPEQFWQNITEQKNSTSEVTLAEIGVDPTIFYDTAKGKPEKIYFLQGGFIRNFQFDPSEYNLPPTLVNSLDNTFKWSLYAAKQAVQHSGYLGNQKALAKCGVILGTLALPTKLSNQLLSPIYRRTIDGAIAQLLQDQDFHLAAIPPTSKPSSYNAMISGLPAALIAQSLSLSGTHFCIDAACSSAFYSIKLASHYLQTHKADLMLAGAISCSDPLFLRMLFSGIQGYPENGISRPLDKASRGLVTSEGIGMVVLKRYSDAVRDGDNILATVCGNGLSNDGRGKHLLSPNAKGQILAYERAYQEAQLSPKDIDYLECHATGTLLGDTTECNSVESFFGKHQASPLIGSAKSNVGHLLVGAGMVGLTKAIYSLNHGVIPPTINIDEPIGAENTVISPKNIVKTTTPWPNNNSTKRVALSAFGFGGTNSHIILEKTAKDTKDTKK